GTTGAAGGCTGCTGCATTGGGCCAGTCCCCGAAGTGCTTCTCAGCATTGTTGTTCAACTTGCTGTGTGCCTGCATGGGATCAGCTGAACATGTTCTACACACATACAATATTCATACATTAGCCTGCGATACCGGCAGCGAGCCTTGTCTCTCGATCTCGGCTTGCTTCATGTCGAGTGAGATGAATGTTCAGAAGAATGGCGGGGCTGTCGTTGAACGCTGCCTGTTGATAACAGTCCGTTGGCGTGTCGCAAGAATACTCACGATCTTTGCGACTGCATGCATGGTCTCTTGTATACCTTGATGCTATGAGGCACAGCATTGGGTTCCTTTATGAAGCTCACAGTGGTGCCTTTGTGAAGCTCGCAATGCTCGCAGTGCAGCTCGAAAGCGGAAAGGTGCAAAGTCTACCCTACATGTACCAATCAAGAGTGTGTCACAATCCGGAGGAACCTGGCAAAGTGCTTCGCATTGCGAGGACAGCTACGAGAGACTTTTCCATCGATGGCGTGAATGGTGATCATGTGTTGCCCTGTGCCGTACATGTATGTTCGGTTGTCGTCCCTAATAAGTGTTGAGCTCTTGCCCTACGGCTTTGTTGAGGTTGTTGAGAGCGAAGGAGTTGCACTGCAGATTGCGAGGAAGAAGGAACCAGCGTCGAAGCGTCGCCGAGAACCCTGGTCAAAGATGGGTCTAGAACTAACAGCAGCACCCGCTCGCCGCAATCCCATCGACCTGATCTTCGACCACACCGCGCAACAAGCCATCAACATGTCAACGCGCGCATGCCTTATCGCACACCGCACGTGTCTGCCACGCGGTGATCTGATGGCTTTCTACATGTCGCCGCGTCCGAACGCCTCACGGGAAGATGAGATGTGCGACGACTAATCAAGAGTCGCGACAGCGAGACGGCCGGAGCTCGCGCAGTGCATAATTGTGATAAGATAGCCGCAGCTTGCAACGCGATCTTGAGCTATGCCATCTCAAGCTTCGTCTAGACGTTGTTATATGTGTTTTGCTCCTTCTCCAATGCATTCCGTGATGCTTGGAAATCACTCGGATTTCAGGCCCTGAGGCGCACTAGCCATGATCGTCAGCGCGAGGGGCCTGCGTCTCGACATCTTAATCCAAAGCTCCCGAGCGCTCTTTATTAGCGACGCATCCTACAATATACATAGCTATACATCGTGTCCCCTGCTAGCAATTCCCCGCCCCTCCTCCGGTGCAAAGGCTCGTTTGCTGGATAGCCCCTCGCGCGTCGCGACCCATTGGTCTTTGGCTTCCGGCGCCCGACCGAACACCACCTCAGCGACACTGGGACAATTGGCGGATCTCTCCCCGGACATGCCGTGATAGATCAATCTCTAGCAAAGACGAGGTCCCTGTTATGGAAGATCACATCCATGACCTGTCCGACCATGGTCGGCGTCGTCTCAGCTACTGCGGCACTTCACGGATCCAACAAGGTGAAGTGCCTACAATAGCATGACCCAGACCTGATGCAGTAATAAAGAGGTTGAGAACTCCTCCTTTAATGCTTAAGCGTACCAGGAATGCCTTCGTACACTCAAAAGCATTCACTGAACACCCGGGAGACCAACGATGATGTCCACTGTTGACTACTACCACGAATCACATCTCCTGTGTCTAGACTGACCGTACCTTGGTCTCTGTGGAACTCCACGCTACTAACTGCATGTATGCACACGTGTCCGACCTGCATCCCATGCTCCCAGTACGAGGCATCACGACATATCAAATTGAAAGGTGAGGCGTGAGGCGATCTCCGCATCGACATGAAGCGCAAGATCCAGCGCACAGGAGCTCAACGGCAGCAGATCCTGTTGAGAAGTCGGACCATGGGCAGCACTGTTAtatagagaccgacgcaCCATCTCTGGCCTCTTTCCACGATCCCGTACAACCAGCTTCACTCAGTCACTCGTTTCATCCAACCACGGCATTTCAAGCGAGATGTACGCCAAGATCGCCGCTGTCTCCTTCGCTGCTTTGGCAGCAGCAGCTCCTCTCGAGCAGCGCCAGTCTGGACCCAATGATGGCCAGATCCTCAATTACGCTCTTACTCTCGAGCACCTCGAGAATGAGTTCTACAGACAGGGTCTTGCCAACTACACCGCAGAGGACTTCGAGGAGGCTGGTGCCATTCCAGGTTTCTACGAGAATCTGAAGGAGATCTCGTTCGATGAGCAGACTCATGTCGAGTTTCTCAGCACTGCGCTGACAGGTAAGTGACTGGATTTGAGGCGAACAACGACGGATCATTCTCTAATCTATGTCAGGTGCCGGCGTCACCCCAGTCCAGCCTTGCACCTATGCCTTCGGTGCTACCGATGCTGCATCCTTCCTTGCCACAGCGGCTGTCCTCGAAGCTGTCGGTGTCTCAGCATACCTCGGAGCTGCTCAATTCATCGCCAACAAGGCCTACCTGACCGCCGCAGGCTCAATCCTCACGGTCGAAGCCCGCCACTCTGCCTACCTCAACCAGCAGCAGGCACCACCAAAGTCGCCATTCCCATCGCCATTCGATGTCCCACTGGACTTTGACGAGGTCTACTCTCTTGCTGTCCAGTTTATCGTCTCCTGCCCACCAGACAACCCAACTCTCCCAGTCAAGGCTTTCCCAACCCTGACTGTCGTCGACCCAACTCACCCTGTCAAGGAGGGAGATAAGCTGAAGCTTACTGCTTCTGAGGACGTTGATGCCGAGGCTGCTTGTAGGTTCTATAGGTCTTCCTAAGTATTGGGTCACGCTGACAAGCTTTCTACAGACTTCATCACCATCAATGGCCCCGTCGAGGCAGATTTCGAGGGTGGTGACAATTGCTACTACGTAATTTTGCCCGAAGGTGTCCAGAAGGGACAGGAGTGAGTTGTCCAACTATTCCCTTATTCTGGTTTCACTAGCTGACTCTCTGAACTCAGGTACCTCGTCCTTACCAACGGTGAGGAGCAGCCTACTGACGACAACATCGTTGCTGTGGGTATCGTCAGCATCCAGGATAACCTCTATGGCAAGGGCCACCCTTCACAGGGCGAGTACCCAACACACTACTAGGTTAGTGATGGGTCGATAGCGAGGGAACCAAAAGTTGTGATGTCGCCATGTAAGCAGATCGATTAAATGTCCTGTACATAGTCAGTAGAAGTGATCAAGCAGCTGATGCATGCTCCATATTGGCTTGAAAGACCCTGTCATTCCGACGAGAATCCCGAACATTCACTTGCAGGTCTCGTCGAAGAAGTGTACGAGTGCAATATCATTGTGCTATGCTACCATTCACTTCGTACTGTGAAGGTATAATGGCACACAACATTTTCACTCGTATATGTATATCTATCTACTTCCGTATTGTCCCCCTCCGCCAGCATAACATTGTATTACCACTACGAGACCATGGACAGCACAATGTCGGGCAACATGAGCATGACCGTAAGCCGAAAACGCAAGGCGCCAGATGATGACCTCAGGCTTGAGGCAGCACTCAGCTCTGGCTTGAGAGTTTTACGGCTCGAGGATGATCAAGATCAGGTGAAAGAAGGCGGGCTGCTGACCCTAGAGGGAGAAGACTTTCCGGAGGCTGCGAAGCCCATACTCAAGCCGGTCAAGTTGCCGTCTGATGGGCCGATCAGTCTTCGTCAGTATGCTGAGATCTTGGCCAAGACAGAAGCACTGGGAGAGGTCAAGGAGGAGGACGAGGAAGTACATGAAGACGATCAAGTCAGGATGGAGGGAGTTGTGATGCATTAGACGAGGAAGGGATTGTTCATGGCCGCTGCACTGTGCTTCAGCTATTCTTCACACGCGTAGCAGCGAACAAAGCATAACAGGGGATGCTGTTCGCTTCAAGCCTAGCTCACAATTTGGAGCTACAGTTCTTTGTCTCCATGGATGCGAGGAAGTACAATGCCTTGTTCTCGGGATTGACTCACCGAGATCGTGAACTACCCAGCCTTGAAGTCGGCGGATCTTGAATGCATTGCCACGATGAGATGATACCGATTCCCTCGCTCTGGTGAAGACACCATAATGCATTGTACACCGCGGTATGGAGGATAAAAGACGATGCACCGCCCGGCAGAGCTCTCATCTTCCTCCACATCAAACAAGTCAACATCTTCACCACGGAAATTTTTTCCCAGCCCACAAATTTTCGTCACAACCACTCTCCGTTGCCCGGACGAATCTCACCACGAGCAAAATCTTCAACACCACAAAGGCACCCAAATCAGGCACGATGGCACGCCATCAATGCCAAGCATCCCAAGACGATGTTCTCGAGGTTATGCTCAGGGAAGGTATGGTAGCTCAGAACATCGTCATGGAGGAAGAAGGAGAAGACGAACCCCTAACCGTCGAAGGAGAAGACTATTCATCCGAAATCACAGAGCCGATGGCGAGCCATCAACGCCAAGCATCCCAAGATGATGATCTCGAGACCATGCTCAGAGCCGAGATGGCAAGCCAGAACATCGTTGtggaagaagaagaagaagaccTTTTGATTGTTGAAAGCGAGGACTACTCGTCCGAAGTCACAGAGCCGATGCACAGgacttccccctccccctCCCCCATCTCTTCCCCCTCCGACGGCCCAATAAGTCTCAACAAGTTCGCTCAGCTAATGGCATCCTCAAAAGCTCAAGCCAGACCAAGCGACAACAGCATCACCGCTACGCCCCGTGTGTCCCTGGCTCGTGCAGGTCCTAGCAAGACCAGAAAAGCAGTAAGTCACCGCCCCAAGTCCCGTGCTAACAAAGTTTACGACCAGGACGAAATGGAGCCATTGCGCAAGCCGAAGGGTTTTGTGGACCAGACCAAAGCCAGAATGCTGCCACTGAACACAACTCTTTCGGTGCGAGCTGGTGTGGGGAGCTCGGCCATCTTCAACAGTCACCCCCGCAGAACGAAGGCGCGGGTTCGCAAGGAGAGGCTGGACACGTATAGCCGGCCTAAAGAGCTGTTGTGGATGACGGATGAGGAGTATAAGGAGCATGTACGGAAAGAGAGGAAGGCGCCGAGCAAGGCGGCGAAGGAGGCGATGAGGAAGTAGATCGTCGTGGTGGAGGGCTGCCGCGTGACTGTGTATGAATAGGTCAGAACCTGGTTTCAGCTGTGCTTTATGACTTGTATGAGTACGACAGAATACGATAGCAATAGGAATTGTACATTACCCCTCGAGATATCTTCCCGTGCCAATTGTCTCATGTCCGCCACGATGTCTGGCTCGTATGTGATGAATGTATTTGTCCGAGGTTCTCGACACAGCCGATGTTTTGAATACGACGCTCCTATCATTTGTAGGCCATGACGGTTTAGAGGGGGTAGCATCTTCAGCAAAGCCACTGCCCGGTTCTTGAGAATGCCGTTGGGGCCGATGCATGAGCACTGAACCTGGACGGCGGAGAAAGCCGCACAGGTGCGAAGACTTACAATGTGCATGCAACACTGTGATCTTGCCTGCTGTCTTGTTCGCGCTTGAAGTCGCCACTTCCGATGAGATGTGCTGTACACCCGCTGAAGGTGCTTTGTATGGGGGGGGGGGGGCAACGAGTCCTTGCTGCGTGGAGCGGTCGGAACATCTGCTCGTTCAGCCCAGCTCTCTGCGCCTGCTGCGAAGAGGAGAGAAATCTGACAACCATACATAATTCACTGCTCATCCTTTGCTGGAGCGTCAAGTGGATCTGTCGATAGAATGCCATGATGGTATGACACCGATTCACTACTGTCAAGTGAATCTGTCGACAAGTGCCATGTAGTGAAGGTGTAAGATCGTGATAACACCGTGCACGGGACACCTGAGTAGGGACAAAACAGCATGCCTCTGCCAACAGATCTTTCATCCTCACTCTCACCCGAAAAGCTCGTATTGACCACAAGATCATGATAGGCAACACACATTCCAGCGACCCCAACTCTTCTGGAGAGCGACAAGAGCCCAAGACAAGAGGCATGACCGCAGAAGAGCGCGCGTCCTGGTTCCAGAAGGGTTACGACGACTATGGAGCCAGGTACGATGCACTCAAGAAGATTCGAGATGAGAAGAAGGCTGCTGAAGACAAGATCCGCGAAGAACAGCAAGTACTGTCGGGAACAAGTGGTGACGGAAAGGCGCAGCCCGGGATGCGTGTGCAGAATGTTGCATGTCGATGGCCATATGGTGTGAAGGAAGTCATACTGCGTCGAAGATGTTGTCTGCGAGAGACATGTGCGCCTCGTGTCGTGAGACTCGTGACTGCCGAAGCTCGATTCAGACTAGGCCACTTCGGGATGCCTCGGCTCGAGCTGCTGAACTTCGTCAGCACACAAACAACCGAACGTGCTGCTTCGGCTGTGCCAAGCATGTCATGGATCCTCTCCTTCTGCGCGCCCGAGGAACATCAACCGATGAAGGACCGCCATGTCGACAACGACGAAGAGCATCACATGACAAAGGAGCATGCCCCAACATGGCAGCACAACACGTCAATACCCGCCGAAGAGGATCGCAAGCAGCTGAACCTCACGCCGTGGCTATATGCCTTGACAGGAGGAGCGGCCACAATCGGCGCCTGGAGACTTCGCAACCGCTACTTTCGCCGCATCCCAAATGTCGGCTACCTCCTACCACACACCCTCCGCAAGCGGACCTACTTTGGCTATGTGACCAGCGTCGGAGACGGTGATGGTTTCCGCCTATACCATACACCAGGAGGTCGGCTGGCAGGCTTCACTTGGCTGCGCAAGATACCCCAGAAGAAGCAGGAGCTTAAAGACCAGACCCTCAGCGTCCGCATAGCGGGCATCGACGCTCCTGAATGCGCTCACTTCGGCAACGATGGTCAGCCTTACGGTCCAGAAGCACTAGCATGGCTGAGATCGAAGCTTGAGGGCCGCTTTGTGCGCGTGCTGCCTCACAGCAAGGACCAGTACCAACGTATTGTGGCTACGGCGTGGGTGCGGAAATGGGGCATCTTCAAGAGCGATGTTGGTCTGGAGATGCTGAAGAATGGTCTTGCTACCGTCTACGAGGCGAAGACAGGAGCCGAGTTTGGCGGGAAGAAGGACGAGTATCGTGCAGCTGAGACGAAGGCTAGGGAGAAGAAGCTGGGAATGTGGCAGCAGCCGGGGATCGTGGATAGGGTGCTGTTTGGGAAGAAAGAGAAGAGGCATGTCGAGACGCCGAGAGAGTACAAGTCGAGGACTGCGAGACCGGAGGATGGGAAGTGAGTAACCCATGGGCCCCATGCTTTATCCGTCTACGCATGCAGCGCTCAGCGCTGGACTGGCCAAGCACTGTTGTTCGGAAGATGATGGCTATCTGCCAGCATGTCTCGGCGATGTCGATCTGTCCGGATCGTCGATGATACTGCCAGCTAGCACTTGTTCAACGCCCCAAGCTCCGCCTCCATGTCATTCGGATCGACCACCGTGAAGACATGATCCGGACAAGCAGGATTGGCACTGTCACCTATCTTGCTCCCATGCCTACGAACAAGGTTAGCCAGATGCCTCCAGAAAACACGACACGATCGGAGCCTTTGCTCTACTCACGCCACCACATTCGACCCAACCGTCAGAACAGCACTCGCCCACTTCGATGCCGTCATCCCACTGACTTTCCCTATATCCTTCAACAAATCCTCTGACCAAGCGATGGCCTCGTCCACAGCAAAGCAGGCCACTTCTCCAATGGCAATCAGTGCTTGCCCTTCCCACTGCGCTGCAGCAGGCACAGTTCCCAGGTGCTCCGATGCAGGTGGAGGTGAGGCCCCATTGCTGGACGAGAGGATCGGAACCCAAAATCTTTTGGCAGTATGGGATGCACACGCTGTCGGCTTGCGTGGGATCGTCGGCGAAGCAGATTGGAGGGCGGTTCGGGTCGTTGTTGATGGCTTCGTCGCAGGCTTCGGGGTCGGAGTCGCAGTTGGAGGGGTCAGCTGTGATGATGGTGGGGGATGGGTCTGAGGTGGGAGTCGTGGTCGCGGCGAGCGTAGTGGGGAGAGTGGTGTTGGTCAGCAAAGTGCCGTCGCCGTCGAGGCCAGGGATACCGATCGATACTTGTGGTGCGCTTAGAACTTCGGTGAGGTTTAAAGGCACAAGAGCTACTGTCCAATTGATGGTATGCATGGTTCTAGCGACGTGTTTGGACATGAATTGAGTACCTAGTGCTGCGATAAAGTGATGGGATGACCGAGACGGAAGACGGTCATATGTACTACACCGGAAAGCCATCACTCGGCTATTGCTCAATCATCCCAACCACTGTCGCCAATACGCAAAGCGAGCTTCGCAGTGCTTGCGTAGGGCACGAATATGATCTTGTAAGGCCAGCAGCGCAGATTTCACCAATTAGCAAGCAGATCGGCCGTCGCTATAGAATCTGTCTGCCACCTACCTCCATTCCCACAGCAGCACTCTGGTCGCCAACAATACCCTGCTATTTCAAGCTGGGCATCCAAGTCCTGATTGGACAGTCGATGGGGACAAAACGCACACTCAGCCCGATCGACAAGATTCAGGGCCTTAGGGCCCACCACAGTTTGGCCCCATAGGGCGACCCTTCACCACGCAAGCCCAGTGGGTTGTCAATGATCAAGGCTGACCTGGAGATCGCAGCGCCACCTGAGGTAACACACAGATCTACACGCGGAAATCTCGCAGGAACCTCCACCTCGCCTTCTCCGCCCACCCTTTGGCTCGCCACTCATTTGCTGTATGAGGGAACGGCTCGATAACGTCCAAGAGCCAGTGGTCATGCGAAAGCACAGTGAAGACTCTAGGGTCACTATCCAGTACTGCGACCTTCTGGACTGTTGCCTGCATTTCTGCTGCGTTTAGCATGAAGCCGCCTTCTGATGGCTTGTAGAAGGGTTTGTCGATGCAGTGGCATGGGTGGGCGCTGAGGTACTTATGAGGTGCTATGGGCAGATTGTTCGATGATGGAGCTGTCGGTGGTAGAGGTTCCCACTCGTTGGGGCGAAGCTCGCCCATGTGGTGACAGACATCTCCTGCTAGGAAGATGAAGGTGTCACTGGCAGTTTCTGCTGGGTTACCTAATGTTGTCCGCGCCAGGGCGCTAATATGTCCAATGGCATGGCCTGGAGTGTTGAGCAGGTAGAAGCTGCCGTCGCCGAACCAGTCTATCGCTGCTAGCCCTGCGATGGCTAGACCGGTGGCACTGAAGTCGAGCTCGTGGAACTCCCGATCCTGGAAGACATCCCCGTTGATCAGAGAGTCCGGATTTTCTGGATAGCCAGGTAAACAATGCTTCTTGGAGCCAGGTCCCATGACGATCTTGCAAGTCTTGGGCAGACGAGTGGCGTCACCGACATGGTCGAAGTGCCAATGTG
Above is a genomic segment from Fulvia fulva chromosome 3, complete sequence containing:
- a CDS encoding putative endonuclease lcl3, which translates into the protein MSWILSFCAPEEHQPMKDRHVDNDEEHHMTKEHAPTWQHNTSIPAEEDRKQLNLTPWLYALTGGAATIGAWRLRNRYFRRIPNVGYLLPHTLRKRTYFGYVTSVGDGDGFRLYHTPGGRLAGFTWLRKIPQKKQELKDQTLSVRIAGIDAPECAHFGNDGQPYGPEALAWLRSKLEGRFVRVLPHSKDQYQRIVATAWVRKWGIFKSDVGLEMLKNGLATVYEAKTGAEFGGKKDEYRAAETKAREKKLGMWQQPGIVDRVLFGKKEKRHVETPREYKSRTARPEDGK
- a CDS encoding Cytochrome P450 monooxygenase mpaDE → MPSTIPHGSATVQVSIISPNQVLDVPPSSFLTPEIPGTTYSDTPCLSFLIEHVDASGKLSRALWDLGIRSDWENLPPAAVAAIEAMGIKIHTKADVVDQRQAHNIEPSIISTLFLSHWHFDHVGDATRLPKTCKIVMGPGSKKHCLPGYPENPDSLINGDVFQDREFHELDFSATGLAIAGLAAIDWFGDGSFYLLNTPGHAIGHISALARTTLGNPAETASDTFIFLAGDVCHHMGELRPNEWEPLPPTAPSSNNLPIAPHKYLSAHPCHCIDKPFYKPSEGGFMLNAAEMQATVQKVAVLDSDPRVFTVLSHDHWLLDVIEPFPHTANEWRAKGWAEKARWRFLRDFRV